The proteins below are encoded in one region of Silene latifolia isolate original U9 population chromosome 2, ASM4854445v1, whole genome shotgun sequence:
- the LOC141641720 gene encoding protein FAR1-RELATED SEQUENCE 5-like, translating to MIVENSKVNKGHVQSFRMFKEYVKGYQNVGASLEDFKNFWRDVKKFIKGYDAQMMIENFMHKKAMCSSYYFDFDVDDRGRLSRVCWFDPIAIKNYSLFGDMTSFDTTFNMNTYKMIFAPFTGVDHHKKCMSFGAGLIRKETDEDFVWLFQNFLSAMSNKYPVCIITDQDRGIRSGVKTRGRGQNSKTEILHVAYHEKAARQDRNYAISGN from the coding sequence ATGATTGTTGAGAATTCTAAGGTGAATAAAGGGCATGTGCAAAGCTTTAGGATGTTCAAAGAGTACGTGAAAGGGTATCAAAATGTAGGGGCATCACTTGAGGACTTCAAAAATTTTTGGAGGGATGtgaaaaaatttattaaagggtATGACGCGCAAATGATGATTGAAAATTTCATGCACAAAAAAGCCATGTGTAGTTCGTACTACTTTGATTTTGATGTTGACGATCGTGGTCGACTATCTAGGGTTTGTTGGTTTGACCCTATAGCTATAAAGAATTACAGTCTTTTTGGTGATATGACGTCTTTTGACACGACGTTTAATATGAACACGTATAAAATGATATTTGCCCCTTTCACGGGGGTTGATCATCACAAAAAATGCATGTCATTTGGAGCAGGACTTATAAGGAAAGAGACTGATGAGGATTTCGTATGGTTGTTTCAGAATTTTCTAAGTGCAATGAGCAATAAGTATCCTGTATGCATAATTACTGATCAGGATAGGGGCATAAGATCGGGGGTTAAAACAAGAGGTCGGGGACAAAACTCAAAGACagagatattgcatgtggcatatcatgaaaaAGCTGCCAGACAAGATCGGAACTACGCTATATCGGGAAACTAA
- the LOC141641719 gene encoding protein FAR1-RELATED SEQUENCE 9-like: MKELCSCVWAEVIEPSEFEERWCSVISSYGLTDNEWLDTMFDKRAFWIPAYFRDLFMGGLMRTTSRSESENSFFGNFMNPHLTLVEFLMRYESAMDAQRRKQSKLIAESKNSFPDLETPHPLEKHASEFYTPVMFSGFKNEWVAACFTCGVKILGVTTSDSIPIIDREKDKVYYVIFISDEMKVNCTCKKFERHGILCRHALYVLKEQGLDNVPEQYLLSRWSKLATCQPICSNVPHTLIEDCNSLDVRRHKIGTLWSEVFSCVTLAEQKTEYVDELLGILEDFKDKINAQTSTSECSSSTTGDRLRKKNRELEMLLGTKIPKEVVVLPPIQ; this comes from the coding sequence ATGAAAGAGTTGTGCTCCTGTGTTTGGGCAGAAGTTATCGAACCGTCTGAGTTTGAGGAACGGTGGTGCTCAGTTATATCTTCATACGGGCTGACCGACAATGAATGGTTAGATACCATGTTTGACAAAAGGGCTTTTTGGATCCCAGCATatttcagggatttatttatgggTGGACTAATGAGAACCACGTCCAGGTCTGAGTCCGAGAATAGCTTTTTCGGAAATTTCATGAACCCACACTTAACTTTGGTTGAGTTTCTTATGAGGTATGAGAGTGCTATGGATGCTCAGCGACGGAAACAATCTAAATTAATAGCCGAGTCAAAAAACTCCTTCCCTGATCTAGAGACGCCTCACCCTTTGGAAAAACACGCTTCTGAGTTCTACACCCCAGTGATGTTTTCTGGATTTAAAAACGAGTGGGTGGCTGCTTGTTTCACCTGTGGTGTTAAAATATTAGGGGTTACTACCAGTGACAGCATCCCCATTATTGATCGTGAAAAAGACAAGGTTTACTATGTTATCTTTATCTCTGACGAAATGAAAGTGAACTGCACCTGTAAAAAGTTCGAGAGACATGGAATTTTGTGCCGTCATGCGCTTTACGTGTTGAAAGAACAAGGCCTTGACAATGTTCCAGAACAGTATCTGTTAAGTCGGTGGAGCAAATTGGCAACATGTCAGCCGATTTGTAGTAATGTGCCACATACTTTAATTGAAGATTGTAACTCATTAGATGTTAGACGGCACAAAATTGGTACCTTATGGTCCGAGGTGTTCTCGTGTGTGACGCTCGCTGAACAAAAAACTGAGTATGTTGACGAATTGCTGGGAATTTTAGAAGATTTTAAAGATAAGATAAACGCACAAACCAGTACGTCAGAATGTAGTAGTAGTACCACGGGTGATAGGCTGAGAAAGAAGAATAGGGAACTTGAGATGCTCTTAGGAACAAAAATACCAAAGGAAGTGGTTGTCTTACCTCCTATACAGTAA
- the LOC141641718 gene encoding uncharacterized protein LOC141641718, which translates to MFHPFYDVVVETSSGQVTKEGMCSLKPRKWVADMVIDMFGIYSTMLKPDLLYIPSTARHLNPQRDKNLGRNYIKTSYMPTDGVCVKAVFIPIIDNEHWFLIVCDLEMKTNYILNSLRPKDIRADTELAAEVVTNVFQILCRSKGYKHLVGVPLAKFSTLIVPQTKSV; encoded by the exons ATGTTTCATCCTTTTTA TGACGTAGTCGTCGAGACAAGCTCTGGTCAAGTAACAAAGGAAGGCATGTGCTCTTTGAAACCCCGGAAGTGGGTTGCGGATATG GTGATCGATATGTTCGGGATCTATTCAACTATGCTAAAGCCAGATTTGTTGTATATCCCATCTACTGCACGT CATCTCAATCCTCAACGAGATAAAAATCTTGGTCGCAATTacatcaaaacatcatatatGCCTACAGATGGGGTGTGTGTGAAAGCT GTTTTTATACCCATCATTGATAACGAACACTGGTTTCTTATTGTGTGTGATCTGGAGATGAAGACGAACTATATTCTGAACTCACTACGTCCTAAGGATATCCGGGCTGACACTGAACTTGCTGCGGAAGTG GTTACTAATGTCTTCCAGATCTTATGCCGGTCCAAAGGCTACAAGCATCTTGTAGGGGTGCCTCTAGCTAAGTTTTCGACTCTGATTGTTCCTCAAACAAAATCT GTTTGA